Proteins encoded by one window of Paenibacillus sp. DCT19:
- a CDS encoding stalk domain-containing protein encodes MKRFISLLLMLCLVGSVSSIASANNQPLEDLPLVERAAHMYNSSLKKSVLNVTKAGKLTTTEYNSIFIPVKDVFKSSGANIQWDGKNKITTIKNKEHELILNFSEKTVIPRKNQLIVPKEWLQLKNGASTMNAFVLAYLFEVYADESDQERVEWEKQLEFLDIKQTTGIGGIDGYMHVFVEFNE; translated from the coding sequence ATGAAGCGGTTTATTTCTCTGTTGTTGATGTTATGTTTGGTTGGTAGTGTCTCATCCATTGCATCTGCAAATAACCAACCTTTAGAGGATCTACCTTTGGTGGAGCGCGCAGCTCATATGTATAATTCTTCATTGAAAAAATCCGTATTAAATGTCACGAAGGCTGGTAAGTTAACTACTACGGAGTATAACTCTATATTTATCCCAGTAAAGGATGTCTTTAAATCCTCCGGAGCCAACATTCAATGGGATGGAAAGAACAAAATAACAACTATCAAAAATAAGGAACATGAATTAATCCTTAACTTTTCTGAAAAGACTGTGATCCCTAGAAAGAATCAACTTATTGTCCCTAAAGAGTGGTTACAATTGAAAAACGGAGCTTCAACTATGAATGCATTTGTCTTAGCCTATCTATTTGAAGTGTATGCAGATGAGTCCGATCAGGAGAGAGTTGAATGGGAGAAACAACTTGAATTTTTGGATATTAAACAAACGACCGGTATTGGAGGAATAGACGGGTATATGCATGTTTTCGTTGAGTTTAATGAATAA
- a CDS encoding winged helix DNA-binding protein encodes MNKQEQVMMDFRDLFNKLVWINKSKMESSLKGYKPSEVHCIEFIEKNVDSNVTKLAESLYMTKGAISKLTKKLIEKGLIEDYQKANNKKEVFFRLTEQGRTIYDIHEKLHTEFQERDESVFNHVTEEQYDKMLNFIEVYSKHLDMEIDKQGLDLTK; translated from the coding sequence ATGAACAAGCAAGAACAGGTCATGATGGATTTCAGGGACTTATTCAACAAATTGGTTTGGATTAATAAATCGAAGATGGAAAGTAGTCTTAAAGGATATAAGCCTTCTGAAGTCCATTGCATTGAATTTATAGAGAAAAATGTAGATTCCAACGTAACCAAGCTGGCAGAATCCCTGTATATGACCAAGGGTGCCATAAGTAAATTAACGAAGAAGCTCATCGAAAAGGGTCTGATCGAAGATTATCAAAAAGCAAATAATAAGAAGGAAGTCTTTTTTAGACTAACCGAGCAAGGCAGAACCATATATGACATTCATGAGAAACTTCATACAGAGTTTCAAGAGAGAGATGAATCTGTATTTAATCATGTAACTGAAGAACAATATGATAAAATGCTGAACTTCATTGAAGTGTACAGCAAACATTTGGATATGGAAATAGACAAACAAGGTTTAGATCTAACGAAGTAA
- a CDS encoding iron ABC transporter permease, with translation MEKWKTDSLAWQAERKGRKPFSTLFSYLSWSRLGAILGGAAVLIFFVYPILKLILLSFQGEHGLTLAHYSEMLQQERFWSTLLNTFYIVAGSTLFSLVLGIALAWVVAYTDIRNKSALHMGIMLCFILPSYVLTLSWSSFTGSQSWLAGLLQWIHPSLTPWSMYSLGGIIFVMGIHHFPLVYMFTLDVLRKIPRDLEWAARAGGASRLEVFRKITLPLALPGLTAGGLLVFLASLDNFGIPAFLGTPVNISVLSTLIYEEIIGFGPSAFARGASLSVLLGTAAVIGSLLQWVLLRKSHASDTMQPDLTPRYTLGRIRKPLTWIIWAGLLSITVVPLSSMITMSLKRAYGLGLTRANMTLDNYRYILFENERVWQSIQNSLVLSLVTMLVCLVIGSGFAYVRVRRPNSFNKMAELATAVPYTLPGIVFALSIILVWMEPIPGWNPGIYGSMSILFIAYICRFLILQIRSSITSFMQLDSSMEEAARISGAGFWRKWRTVLLPLLLPSMLTGGMLVFLTALTELTVSALLYSSGSQTIGVTIFSFEQAGDTLYSTALSSLIVALMAVGGAMLLLVQYWASRKGVKS, from the coding sequence ATGGAAAAATGGAAGACGGACTCTCTAGCATGGCAAGCAGAACGAAAAGGGCGCAAGCCCTTTTCCACGCTGTTCAGCTATCTTAGCTGGAGTCGCTTGGGCGCTATACTTGGTGGCGCTGCTGTACTTATCTTTTTTGTCTATCCCATTCTAAAATTGATTTTGCTTAGTTTTCAGGGTGAACATGGCTTGACGTTGGCGCATTATAGCGAAATGTTACAACAAGAGCGGTTCTGGTCGACCTTACTCAATACCTTTTATATCGTAGCCGGATCAACCTTATTCTCCCTTGTGCTTGGTATTGCACTGGCTTGGGTTGTAGCTTATACCGACATCCGCAATAAATCCGCTCTGCATATGGGCATCATGCTTTGTTTCATTTTGCCTTCGTATGTCCTGACCTTATCCTGGTCTTCGTTTACCGGATCTCAAAGCTGGCTTGCCGGCTTGCTGCAATGGATTCATCCGAGCCTTACTCCATGGAGCATGTACAGCTTAGGCGGCATCATCTTTGTAATGGGTATTCACCATTTTCCACTAGTGTACATGTTCACACTGGACGTTCTGCGCAAGATTCCACGTGACTTAGAGTGGGCTGCCAGAGCCGGAGGCGCAAGCAGACTCGAAGTTTTCCGTAAAATTACACTTCCACTCGCCCTTCCCGGTTTAACCGCCGGTGGCTTGCTTGTCTTTCTAGCTTCACTCGATAATTTCGGTATTCCCGCGTTTCTCGGCACGCCCGTAAATATTTCGGTGCTGAGCACGCTGATCTACGAGGAAATTATCGGATTTGGACCGTCCGCCTTTGCCCGCGGTGCCTCTCTTTCTGTTCTGCTGGGCACAGCCGCTGTCATCGGTAGTTTGCTGCAATGGGTTCTTTTACGGAAAAGCCATGCTTCGGATACGATGCAACCTGATCTTACACCGAGATACACGTTGGGACGTATACGCAAACCGCTGACGTGGATCATCTGGGCTGGACTGCTCTCCATTACTGTCGTTCCACTCTCTTCGATGATAACGATGTCTCTGAAGAGAGCGTATGGATTGGGATTAACACGCGCGAACATGACACTGGATAATTATCGGTACATCCTCTTTGAGAACGAACGTGTATGGCAATCGATCCAAAACAGCCTGGTGCTATCCTTGGTTACAATGCTGGTCTGCCTCGTGATTGGCTCAGGATTCGCTTATGTCAGAGTTCGTCGTCCGAATTCGTTTAATAAAATGGCTGAGCTTGCGACCGCGGTTCCCTATACGTTGCCAGGCATCGTATTCGCCCTTTCTATCATCTTAGTGTGGATGGAGCCGATTCCCGGTTGGAATCCAGGTATCTATGGTTCCATGTCGATCTTGTTTATAGCATATATCTGCCGCTTCCTGATTTTGCAGATTCGTTCAAGCATTACGTCTTTCATGCAGCTCGATTCTTCCATGGAAGAGGCTGCGCGAATTTCCGGTGCTGGCTTCTGGCGCAAATGGCGTACCGTTCTACTGCCATTGCTGTTACCGAGTATGCTTACCGGGGGCATGTTGGTCTTTTTGACCGCACTGACTGAGCTTACCGTATCCGCCCTGCTGTATTCCTCAGGATCGCAGACGATAGGCGTAACCATCTTCAGTTTTGAACAGGCAGGGGACACCCTGTATTCTACCGCTTTGTCCAGTCTGATCGTTGCACTCATGGCAGTTGGCGGCGCCATGTTGTTGCTTGTTCAGTATTGGGCGTCACGTAAGGGAGTGAAATCATGA
- a CDS encoding Cof-type HAD-IIB family hydrolase, whose protein sequence is MTSTEKLILFDVDGTLLDRHNQIPPSAKQAVMALKNAGHTVALASGRSPFMLEQVRQELQLDSYVSFNGQYVAHQGTLIHSNPINPEAVHKLSAFAAVQEHALVFLDHAQMSCSQTYHPHVDLCLKSLGVTHPSHHASFCEDRAIYQTMLFCTVEEEASYREQFEMLNFVRWHPLSMDVLPAGGSKAEGIIQLAARLGFQPEDIYAFGDNYNDIEMFQYVGCGIAMGNAPEALKQLASHVTLSAEQEGIWHGLQWTGLI, encoded by the coding sequence TTGACTTCCACGGAAAAACTCATTCTCTTTGACGTTGATGGTACATTACTGGATCGTCACAATCAGATTCCGCCTTCAGCCAAGCAAGCTGTGATGGCTTTGAAAAATGCCGGGCATACGGTTGCTCTAGCCTCGGGACGCTCGCCCTTTATGCTGGAACAGGTGCGGCAAGAACTGCAGCTAGATTCATATGTGAGTTTTAACGGCCAATATGTCGCCCACCAAGGAACCTTAATCCATAGCAATCCGATTAATCCGGAAGCTGTTCATAAACTATCTGCTTTTGCGGCTGTACAGGAGCATGCTTTGGTTTTCCTAGATCATGCGCAGATGAGCTGTAGTCAGACCTATCATCCACATGTAGACTTGTGTCTGAAATCGCTCGGCGTAACCCATCCAAGCCATCATGCATCTTTCTGTGAAGATCGAGCAATCTATCAGACGATGTTGTTTTGTACAGTTGAAGAGGAAGCTTCATATCGTGAACAATTCGAGATGTTAAACTTTGTGCGCTGGCACCCCCTCTCGATGGATGTATTACCTGCCGGTGGCTCCAAAGCTGAGGGTATTATACAACTGGCTGCTAGGTTGGGATTCCAACCAGAGGATATATACGCATTCGGCGATAACTATAACGATATCGAGATGTTCCAGTACGTTGGGTGTGGTATTGCCATGGGTAATGCTCCCGAGGCGTTAAAGCAATTAGCTTCTCACGTAACGTTAAGCGCGGAGCAAGAAGGCATATGGCATGGCCTGCAATGGACAGGTCTTATATAA
- a CDS encoding CD3324 family protein, giving the protein MKYSKAESIFPEELLRIIQEYVQGELVYIPKPKETHLKWGEKTHSKSKVSARNAEIKSLFRDGISINELAERYFLSCESIKKIVYTKN; this is encoded by the coding sequence GTGAAATATTCAAAAGCCGAGTCGATTTTCCCGGAAGAATTGCTACGGATCATTCAAGAATACGTTCAGGGCGAATTGGTATACATCCCCAAACCTAAAGAGACACACCTCAAATGGGGAGAGAAAACACACAGTAAGAGTAAAGTATCTGCTCGAAACGCTGAGATTAAATCCTTATTCCGTGATGGAATAAGCATAAACGAGTTGGCGGAGCGGTATTTTTTGTCCTGTGAAAGTATTAAGAAGATTGTTTATACAAAGAACTGA
- a CDS encoding ATP-binding cassette domain-containing protein yields MSIQIKQVNKSFGSFQALHTIDLTIEDGEFVAILGPSGCGKTTLLRILAGFEQPTSGEVSIDEKLVAGAGTLLPQRNAESAWSSNRLHSGLT; encoded by the coding sequence ATGAGCATCCAGATTAAACAGGTGAACAAATCCTTCGGCAGCTTTCAAGCGCTGCACACCATAGATCTAACCATTGAGGACGGGGAATTCGTAGCGATCCTTGGACCATCAGGTTGTGGAAAAACGACATTGCTGCGCATCCTTGCTGGATTCGAGCAGCCCACTAGCGGTGAAGTATCGATTGATGAAAAGCTTGTAGCGGGTGCAGGTACTCTGCTCCCCCAGAGAAACGCAGAATCGGCATGGTCTTCCAATCGTTTGCACTCTGGCCTCACATGA
- a CDS encoding nucleotidyltransferase domain-containing protein — MNEIIMKQLLDKNEWLINMVIERVKRDFLDDIAIIGLTGSFSTGDFHEKSDLDLIIINNTDKGWGISDCFILDDVGYDIYCTPWDTRIHEQSTLESPNVSSLTELKVLYYAKPEDLEKLNGFKQKALDGLADPIGEACLHRAKKWIDLAKQAYSDTMLGEDIGSVRQASADVVYNLVNALVSMNNTCIKRGIKRYLEEICSLRYVPDHLESLYMSVIEAHTIEDIRLASFNILKSVTKLHSTMCDSFIVRPAPTYDNLKGTYEELWCNYRNKILNGVLTQDAPYVFLSAFGAQGYLDEMAMEIGTKKFDLMQYFDASNLTVIQEKFLEVMDEYAEEYGKVGREVERFTSFEQLYAHFMNC, encoded by the coding sequence ATGAACGAAATCATAATGAAACAGCTGCTGGACAAAAATGAATGGCTGATCAACATGGTGATCGAACGTGTAAAGAGAGATTTTCTAGACGATATCGCCATTATTGGGCTTACGGGTTCATTTAGCACCGGGGACTTTCACGAGAAGAGTGATCTGGATCTAATTATCATTAATAATACGGATAAGGGGTGGGGGATATCCGATTGCTTCATCTTGGATGACGTTGGATATGACATCTATTGCACGCCTTGGGATACAAGAATACACGAACAATCCACCTTGGAAAGTCCCAACGTATCGAGCCTAACCGAGCTCAAAGTACTCTATTATGCCAAGCCTGAGGATTTGGAGAAATTGAACGGATTCAAGCAAAAAGCGCTTGATGGACTTGCGGATCCAATCGGAGAAGCGTGTCTTCATCGAGCCAAAAAATGGATTGATCTGGCTAAGCAAGCCTACAGCGATACGATGCTGGGTGAAGATATTGGCTCCGTGCGGCAGGCATCTGCCGACGTTGTATACAATCTAGTCAATGCCTTGGTCAGCATGAATAACACGTGCATTAAACGAGGAATCAAGCGATATTTGGAAGAGATATGTTCATTGCGCTATGTTCCTGATCATCTCGAATCACTTTACATGTCAGTCATTGAAGCGCATACCATTGAAGATATTCGATTAGCATCTTTCAACATATTGAAAAGCGTTACGAAGTTACACAGCACGATGTGTGATAGCTTCATCGTTAGACCTGCTCCGACCTATGATAATCTGAAGGGAACTTACGAAGAACTGTGGTGCAATTACCGCAACAAAATCTTGAACGGTGTTTTAACTCAGGATGCCCCTTATGTATTTCTTTCAGCCTTTGGAGCACAAGGGTATCTTGATGAAATGGCTATGGAGATCGGAACCAAGAAATTTGACCTTATGCAGTACTTTGATGCAAGTAATTTAACTGTTATACAAGAGAAGTTTCTTGAAGTGATGGATGAGTATGCTGAGGAATATGGTAAGGTCGGCAGAGAAGTCGAACGTTTTACATCCTTCGAGCAACTGTATGCCCATTTTATGAATTGTTGA